In Cynocephalus volans isolate mCynVol1 chromosome 3, mCynVol1.pri, whole genome shotgun sequence, one DNA window encodes the following:
- the LOC134372022 gene encoding acyl-coenzyme A thioesterase 2, mitochondrial isoform X2, whose product MVASSLAFLRASGLCRRGVSSWARLPAPPQVRQGGRLTGAPARMAATVTLEPPGRRCWDEPVRIAVRGLAPEQPVTLRASLRDEKGALFRAHARYRSDAGGELDLARAPALGGSFAGLEPMGLFWALEPDKPSVRLVKRDVRTPFVVELEVLDGHEPEAGRLLGRAVHERHFLRPGVRREPVRAGRVRGSLFLPPEPGPFPGIVDIFGAGGGLLEYRASLLAGKGFAVMALAYYKYEDLPKTIETLHLEYFEEAVNYLLNHPEVKGPGVGLLGISKGGDLCLSMASFLKGITAAVIINGSVANVGGTLHYKGGARRKCASG is encoded by the exons ATGGTGGCCTCGTCTCTTGCTTTCCTGCGAGCGTCCGGCCTGTGCCGAAGGGGCGTGAGCAGTTGGGCGCGGTTACCAGCGCCTCCACAGGTAAGGCAGGGTGGCCGGCTTACTGGGGCCCCGGCCCGCATGGCGGCGACGGTGACCCTGGAGCCCCCGGGCCGCCGCTGCTGGGACGAGCCGGTGCGCATCGCCGTGCGCGGCCTGGCCCCCGAGCAGCCGGTCACGCTGCGCGCGTCCCTGCGCGACGAGAAGGGCGCGCTCTTCCGGGCTCACGCGCGCTACCGCTCGGACGCCGGCGGCGAGCTGGACCTGGCGCGCGCGCCCGCGCTGGGCGGGAGTTTCGCGGGGCTCGAGCCCATGGGGCTGTTCTGGGCCCTGGAGCCCGACAAGCCCTCAGTGCGGCTGGTGAAGCGGGACGTGCGAACACCGTTCGTCGTGGAGCTGGAGGTGCTGGACGGCCACGAGCCCGAGGCCGGGCGGCTCCTGGGCCGGGCGGTACACGAGCGCCACTTCCTGCGGCCCGGGGTGCGGCGGGAGCCGGTGCGCGCGGGCCGGGTGCGCGGCTCGCTCTTCCTGCCGCCAG aaCCTGGGCCCTTTCCTGGGATTGTGGACATTTTTGGAGCTGGAGGTGGCCTTCTAGAGTATCGAGCTAGTCTGCTGGCTGGAAAGGGTTTTGCTGTGATGGCTCTGGCTTATTATAAGTATGAAGACCTCCCCAAGACCATTGAGACCCTCCACCTGGAGTACTTCGAAGAAGCTGTGAACTACCTGCTCAATCACCCTGAG GTAAAGGGTCCAGGAGTTGGGCTGCTTGGAATTTCCAAAGGGGGTGATCTCTGCCTCTCCATGGCCTCTTTCCTGAAGGGCATCACAGCTGCTGTCATAATCAATGGCTCTGTGGCGAATGTTGGAGGAACCTTACACTACAAGG GTGGGGCCAGAAGAAAGTGTGCATCTGGATAA
- the LOC134372023 gene encoding peroxisomal succinyl-coenzyme A thioesterase-like: MAATVSLEPPGRSCWDEPVRIAVRGLAPEQPVTLRASLRDEKGALFRAHARYRADANGELDLARAPALGGSFAGLEPMGLFWALEPDKPFWRFLKRDVQTPFVVELEVLDGHEPEAGRLLGRAVHERHFLRPGVRREPVRAGRVRGSLFLPPGPGPFPGIIDIFGLGGGLLEYRASLLAGHGFATLALAYYDFEDLPKELNSLHLDYFEEALSYMLQHPQVKGPGIGLLGISLGADICLSMASFLKNVSATVSINGSGFSGNNAIHYKQTSILPLGHDLRRIKVAFSGILDIVDMRNDIIGGYENPSMIPLEKAQGPILFIVGQDDHNWKSELYAQIASERLQAHGKKKPQIISYPGTGHYIEPPYFPMCPASLHRIVKKPVIWGGEPRAHSKAQIDAWKQILSFFCEHLGNIKRASSNL; this comes from the exons ATGGCGGCAACCGTGAGCCTGGAGCCCCCGGGCCGCAGCTGCTGGGACGAGCCGGTGCGCATCGCCGTGCGCGGCCTGGCCCCCGAGCAGCCGGTCACGCTGCGCGCGTCCTTGCGCGACGAGAAGGGCGCGCTCTTCCGGGCCCACGCGCGCTACCGCGCGGACGCCAACGGCGAGCTGGACCTGGCGCGCGCGCCCGCGCTGGGTGGCAGCTTCGCGGGGCTCGAGCCCATGGGGCTGTTCTGGGCCCTGGAACCCGACAAGCCTTTTTGGCGCTTTCTGAAGCGCGACGTGCAGACGCCGTTCGTCGTGGAGCTGGAGGTGCTGGACGGCCACGAGCCCGAGGCCGGGCGGCTCCTGGGCCGGGCGGTACACGAGCGCCACTTCCTGCGGCCCGGGGTGCGGCGGGAGCCGGTGCGCGCGGGCCGGGTGCGCGGCTCGCTCTTCCTGCCGCCAG GACCTGGACCTTTCCCAGGGATCATTGACATCTTTGGTTTGGGAGGAGGCTTGTTGGAATATCGAGCCAGCCTCTTAGCTGGCCATGGCTTTGCCACATTGGCTCTAGCTTATTATGACTTTGAAGATCTCCCCAAGGAATTGAACAGCTTACACCTGGACTACTTTGAAGAAGCCCTGAGCTACATGCTTCAACACCCCCAG gTTAAGGGCCCAGGCATTGGGCTTCTGGGCATTTCTCTAGGGGCAGATATTTGTCTCTCAATGGCCTCATTCTTGAAGAATGTCTCAGCCACAGTTTCCATCAATGGATCTGGGTTCAGTGGAAACAATGCCATACACTATAAGCAGACTAGCATACTACCATTGGGCCATGACCTGAGGAGAATCAAGGTAGCTTTCTCAGGCATCCTGGATATTGTGGATATGCGGAATGATATTATAGGAGGGTATGAGAACCCCAGCATGATTCCATTAGAGAAGGCCCAGGGGCCCATCCTCTTCATTGTTGGTCAGGATGACCATAACTGGAAAAGTGAGTTATATGCCCAAATAGCCTCTGAACGGTTACAGGCCCATGGAAAGAAAAAACCCCAGATCATCTCTTACCCTGGGACTGGGCATTACATTGAACCTCCTTACTTCCCCATGTGCCCAGCTTCCCTGCACCGAATAGTGAAGAAACCTGTGATCTGGGGCGGGGAGCCCAGGGCTCATTCTAAGGCCCAGATAGATGCTTGGAAGCAAATTCTATCCTTCTTCTGCGAACACCTGGGAAATATAAAGAGAGCTTCTTCCAATTTGTAA
- the LOC134372022 gene encoding acyl-coenzyme A thioesterase 1 isoform X1, protein MVASSLAFLRASGLCRRGVSSWARLPAPPQVRQGGRLTGAPARMAATVTLEPPGRRCWDEPVRIAVRGLAPEQPVTLRASLRDEKGALFRAHARYRSDAGGELDLARAPALGGSFAGLEPMGLFWALEPDKPSVRLVKRDVRTPFVVELEVLDGHEPEAGRLLGRAVHERHFLRPGVRREPVRAGRVRGSLFLPPEPGPFPGIVDIFGAGGGLLEYRASLLAGKGFAVMALAYYKYEDLPKTIETLHLEYFEEAVNYLLNHPEVKGPGVGLLGISKGGDLCLSMASFLKGITAAVIINGSVANVGGTLHYKGETLPPLGINRNRVRVTKDGFLDIVDVLNSPLEGPDQKSFIPIERAESTFLFLVGQDDHNWKSEFYANEASKHLQANGRKKPQIICYPGVGHYIEPPYFPLCQASLHTLVDSLVIWGGEPRAHAMAQVDAWKQLQTFFHKYLGGEEGTIPAKL, encoded by the exons ATGGTGGCCTCGTCTCTTGCTTTCCTGCGAGCGTCCGGCCTGTGCCGAAGGGGCGTGAGCAGTTGGGCGCGGTTACCAGCGCCTCCACAGGTAAGGCAGGGTGGCCGGCTTACTGGGGCCCCGGCCCGCATGGCGGCGACGGTGACCCTGGAGCCCCCGGGCCGCCGCTGCTGGGACGAGCCGGTGCGCATCGCCGTGCGCGGCCTGGCCCCCGAGCAGCCGGTCACGCTGCGCGCGTCCCTGCGCGACGAGAAGGGCGCGCTCTTCCGGGCTCACGCGCGCTACCGCTCGGACGCCGGCGGCGAGCTGGACCTGGCGCGCGCGCCCGCGCTGGGCGGGAGTTTCGCGGGGCTCGAGCCCATGGGGCTGTTCTGGGCCCTGGAGCCCGACAAGCCCTCAGTGCGGCTGGTGAAGCGGGACGTGCGAACACCGTTCGTCGTGGAGCTGGAGGTGCTGGACGGCCACGAGCCCGAGGCCGGGCGGCTCCTGGGCCGGGCGGTACACGAGCGCCACTTCCTGCGGCCCGGGGTGCGGCGGGAGCCGGTGCGCGCGGGCCGGGTGCGCGGCTCGCTCTTCCTGCCGCCAG aaCCTGGGCCCTTTCCTGGGATTGTGGACATTTTTGGAGCTGGAGGTGGCCTTCTAGAGTATCGAGCTAGTCTGCTGGCTGGAAAGGGTTTTGCTGTGATGGCTCTGGCTTATTATAAGTATGAAGACCTCCCCAAGACCATTGAGACCCTCCACCTGGAGTACTTCGAAGAAGCTGTGAACTACCTGCTCAATCACCCTGAG GTAAAGGGTCCAGGAGTTGGGCTGCTTGGAATTTCCAAAGGGGGTGATCTCTGCCTCTCCATGGCCTCTTTCCTGAAGGGCATCACAGCTGCTGTCATAATCAATGGCTCTGTGGCGAATGTTGGAGGAACCTTACACTACAAGGGTGAGACCCTGCCCCCTTTGGGCATCAACAGAAATCGAGTCAGAGTGACCAAAGATGGCTTTTTAGACATTGTGGACGTCCTAAACAGCCCTTTGGAAGGACCTGACCAGAAAAGCTTCATTCCTATAGAGAGGGCAGAGAGCACCTTCCTGTTCCTTGTAGGTCAGGATGACCACAACTGGAAGAGTGAGTTCTATGCTAATGAGGCCTCTAAACACTTACAGGCCAATGGGAGGAAAAAGCCCCAGATCATCTGTTATCCAGGGGTGGGGCACTATATTGAGCCGCCTTACTTCCCCTTGTGCCAGGCTTCCCTGCACACCTTGGTGGACAGTCTCGTCATCTGGGGAGGGGAGCCCAGGGCTCATGCCATGGCCCAGGTGGATGCTTGGAAGCAACTCCAGACTTTCTTCCACAAATACTTGGGTGGTGAAGAGGGGACAATCCCAGCaaaactgtaa